In one window of Rhodothermales bacterium DNA:
- a CDS encoding sugar transferase, which produces MGPNVFHIVERLAALALLVVLAPLLALLSIVLLVAQGRPIFFSQERAGLGGATFSIHKFRTMAHNASNESHADRVTLPGRILRRLGLDELPQLVNIVLGEMSFIGPRPTLPEQVERYGHYERRRLNTRPGITGWAQVHGRNSIPWTIRILLDVWYVDNRTVWLDLQILWRTIGAVVSGRGVYGDGGLNPDFGIADVSRTDLPRTKR; this is translated from the coding sequence GTTTTCCACATAGTCGAACGCCTGGCCGCGCTGGCGCTGCTCGTTGTTCTGGCGCCGCTTCTTGCGCTGCTGAGCATCGTGCTCCTGGTGGCTCAGGGACGGCCGATCTTCTTCTCGCAGGAACGGGCAGGTCTCGGCGGTGCGACGTTTTCCATTCACAAGTTTCGAACGATGGCGCACAATGCATCGAACGAATCGCATGCGGATCGGGTGACCCTTCCCGGGCGAATCCTGCGGCGACTTGGCCTTGATGAACTGCCACAGCTGGTCAACATTGTGCTGGGCGAGATGAGTTTCATCGGCCCTAGACCTACACTCCCCGAGCAGGTAGAGCGCTATGGACACTACGAGCGAAGGCGGCTGAATACGCGTCCGGGGATCACGGGATGGGCGCAGGTCCACGGTCGCAATTCCATCCCCTGGACGATCCGAATCCTGCTCGACGTGTGGTATGTCGATAACCGGACGGTCTGGCTGGATCTTCAGATTCTCTGGCGAACCATCGGTGCCGTTGTGTCCGGTCGGGGCGTGTACGGTGACGGAGGATTGAATCCGGACTTCGGTATCGCTGACGTGTCGCGGACGGATCTCCCACGGACGAAGCGATAG